GTCACGATGAGCACCTGGTCGTCGCCGCCGGGCGCCGCCGTCTGTGCGATGCCGTCGGCGCCGGCGACGACGCAGGGCGCGTTGGCCGGCGGCACGCCGAGCGCGATGCCGCCAACGTAGACGTCGTCGCCGAGCGGGATGGTCTCCGGAATGCCGTTCGCGCCCGTGTCGATGATGACGGCGTTGTTCCGGCACACGCCGCCGACGGCGATCAGCTGGACGTCGTCGCCCTGCGCCGCCGTCTCGACGTCGCGGTTCGGGCCGCAGCGCAGCTCCGGCCGATTCATCGCGCCGCCGCCCACGGTGCCCGCCTGCAGATCGCCCCGCACTGCGGCCGTCTCGCAGATGCCGTTCGCGCCGGTGTCGACGACGACCGCGTTCTGGAGACCGGTACCCGGGGCGATGCGCTGCACGTCCGCGCGCGCGACGCCGATCCCGACCGCCACCCCCAGGGCAAGGAGACGAATCACCATGCCACCCTCCTCCGGGGCCACAATGCGCGCCCGGGCGGAGACTCTCAAGTCGCCGCGGTGCAATGGACGGCGACGCGGACGCCGCGCGCGGACATGAGACCGCGCAGATCGCCGGCCAACAGGCGCGCGGCGTCGTCGTTCGCTTTGAGAGCCGCGTCCAGGTGCGCGAGGCCGAGACCGCGTGCCACGTCGTAGGCGTGCTCGGGCGGGCACAGATCGGCCATGGGTGGGGTCGCCTTCGCGACCGCCTCGAAGCCGCCCGGCGGCGGCAGCAGGCGGAACATCTCGTGCACCTGCTCGGCATTGTCGCAGAAGTGCATGTGGTCGGCGTTCTCGAGCACGACCATGCGCTTCCCCGCCGAGGGCGTGCGGTCGAACAGCTCCCGCATGCCGGCGAGCGGGAGCATCGTGTCGCGCTCGGCGACCAGGAAGAACGTCGGCACCTCGCGATCCCAATCGAGGTCCAGGGCGTCGCGAAACGGGTTCGTCCGGAATGCGTTCGCCCCGCCGGCCGGCGCGAGCGGCAGCGCGGCGCGGATGCGGCGATCCCGGCCCACCGCGGCGAGGGTCGTCCAGCCACCGAAGCTGTGCCCCGACATCGCGATGCGATCGGCGTCGACGAGGGCAGCGACGTCGCCCGCCGTCCCGTCGAGGACGCGATCCAAGAGGAAGCCGACGTCGCGCGGTCGCGCGTCCATGAAGGTGGCGAGCAGGCCCTTCGGCTGAGATCCGTCGCCTTTGCGGACGGTGCGGCGCAGCTCCAGGATGTCGAGCGTCGTGTTGCCCGTATGGTCGACGGCCGCGACCACGTAGCCATGGCTCGCGAGATGGGTGCAGAGGAACGTCGACTGGCGGCGGTGCGCGCCGAAGCCGTGCGAGAACCCGACCAGTGGAAAGCGATCGCGACGCGGGGTCGCATCGCGCACGGCATCCTGCGTGAGGGCCGGCAAGCCGGGGTAGAGCTCGTAGCGATCCTTCGTGTCGTCGGCGAGGTCGGCGCCGGCGTGCGCGTCGTCGGCGGGGTACCAGACTTCGATGGGGAGTGGGCGGTCGCGCTCCGCATCGACCAGGCCCGCGCTGCGGACCCCCACCGCAAAGGGCCCGCGCCGGAACGGATCGTAGGACATGGGAGCAGTTGGCGGGCCGGGCGGCACGGAGTCAAGCATCTTGACGGTTGCCACCGAAGGGGCAGAACATGGCTCATGACGTCGACCGGCATGACGGCTTGTCCGGATTGCGGCGTCGCGAACGCCGCGGACCACAACTACTGCAAGCACTGCGGGCGGCCGATCAAGGTCGCGGCCGGCGAGCAGGACCTGGCGACGAATCCCGCCGAACGGATCCGGGATCACTACGTGAAGCTGGTCGAGGCGTACCCCGACAACTCGACTGCACACTTCAACCTCGGCGCCGCGTACTACCATCTGGGACAGGTCGGGAACGCCGTCCGCGCGTTTTCGCGCGCGGTGCAGCTCGACGACACCATGCCGGCGGCGCACTTCCAGCTCGCGCTCTGCCACTACCGACGCGGCGCCATGGCCGACTGCGTCGCGTCGTCGCGCCGGGCGATCCAGCTGAATCCCTTTTCGGCCCCCGCGCACTTCCGTCTCGCGATCGCACTCTTCCACCTGGGCAGGCTCGACGAGGCCGCACAGGCCTTCGAGGCGACGCTCGCCGCCGACGCCGAGTACGTGATCGCGTGGTACCACCTCGGCATCATCCGCGAGCGCCAGGACGAGTACGGCCCGGCGATCGAGTGCTTCGAGAAGGTGGTGGAGGCGAACCCGGACGACGCGTCGGCCCATTACCACCTGGGGCTCAACTACGAGCGCCAGGGGCTGGACTCGCTCGCGATGGGCGCCCTCACGCGCGCGCTCCAGCTCGATCCCTCCGACGAGGCCGCGGCCGCCGCGCTCCAGGAGCTGCAGAGGTAGTTCAGTTGTCCGCGGCGGACCGCTAGGCTCGTCGCGGTGGGCGACGTTCCCGAGATCGGCGGATCGTGCGATGCGCGGTTTGCCGCCGTGCGCACCGCGTTCGAGGAGAGCTTCCGCGCGCGGGGCGAGGTCGGCGCCGCGGTCGCCGTCACGATCGACGGCCGACCCGTCGTCGACCTGTGGGGAGGATGGGCGGACCTCGCGCGCACGCGGCCGTGGCGCCGCGACACCATCGTCGACGTGTTCTCGGCCGGGAAGGGGATGGCGACGCTCGCGCTGCTGCTCCTGGTGGACGCCGGAGTCGTCGATCTCGATGCGCCGGTCGCGCGTTACTGGCCCGAGCTCGCGGCGGAGGGCAAGGGCGGGATCACGGTGCGCACGGTGCTAGCCCATCGCGCCGGCCTGCCGGCGATCCATCGCGAGCTGCCGCCGCTCGCGATGTACGACTGGCCGCTCATGACCTCGGCGCTGGCGGCGGACGGGCCGTGGTGGGAGCCCGGATCGCGGCACGGCTATCACGTGAACACGTTCGGGTTCCTCGTCGGCGAGATCGTGCGCCGCGCGAGCGGGGAAAGGTTCGGCGCATTCTTTCGGGACCGCGTCGCCGGGCCGCTGGGAGCGGATTTCCACTTCGGCATCGGCCCCGAGCACGACGAGCGCATCGCCGATCACCTCCTGCCCGACGACGATCGCGGGCTCGCCGACTTCCTGGTCGCCGCCGACCCGCCCGAGGCCGGGGCCGATCCGCAGCGGCGGCTCCTCCTCGAGCGCGTGTACGTGAATCCCTCCGGCATCTCGGGCTTCGGCACCGTCAACACGCGGGCGTGGCGCGCCGCCGAGATGCCGTCGACCAACGGGCACGGCAACGCGCGCGCCGTCGCCCGCATCTACGCCCCGCTCGCCTGCGGGGGCGCGGTGGACGGCGTGAGGCTCCTGCGGAGCACCACGATCGACGAAGCGATCGCCGAGGCCTCCGCCGGCATCGACGCCGTCGTCGGCCGGCCGTCGCGCTTCGGGCTCGGGTTCCAGCTGTCGCAGCCGTCGCGGCCGTTCGGGACGAACCCGCGGAGCTTCGGTCACTTCGGCACCGGCGGATCGCTCGGCTTCGCCGACCCGGACGCGCGGCTCGCGTTCGGCTACACGATGAACCTGCCGGGGCCGCGCTGGAAGAATCCGCGCACCGAGGCGCTCGTCGACGCGGTGTACGCCTCGCTCTGAGGACGCTACTCGAACTTGCCGTGACGTCCGGCGCCCTTGGCGAAACGGGTGGCGCCGGCGAGCGTCTCGCCGGACTTGACGACCTCGACCCCGCAGCGGGTCTCCGAGAGGAGGGCGTCGGGGATCGGGAGGTTCCACTGCGTGTAGGATGAGAGCCGGTCGGCTCGCATGCACTTCTGCGGAAACTTCGCGAGGTCCTTCGCGAGCGCGACCGCCGCGGCGAGCGCCGTGCCCTTCGGGACAAGACGGTTCGCGAGCCCCATCCGCAGCGCCTCCTCGCCCGAGACGGGGCGGCCGGTGAGGATCATGTCGAGCGCGTGGCTGTGGCCGATGAGGCGCGGCAGGCGGATCGTGCCGCCGTCGATCAGCGGAACGCCCCATCGCCGGCAGAAGACGCCGAAGACCGCGTCCTCCGCGGCGACGCGGAGATCGCACCACAGGGCCAGCTCCAGCCCGCCGGCGACCGCGTGCCCTTCGACCGCGGCGATGGTCGGCTTCGAGAGGAGCATGCGCGACGGACCCATCGGGCCGTCGCCCTCTTCGACCACCCGGTTGCCACGACCATCGGAGACGCCCTTCAGATCCGCGCCGGCGCAGAAGGCGCCCTTGCTCCCCGTCAGCACGGCGACGGCGAGCGCGTCGTCGCGATCGAAGCGCCGGAAGGCGTCGGCGAGCTCCGCCGCCGTCGGGCCATCGACGGCGTTGCGTACCTCCGGTCGATCGATGGTGACGACGGCAACCGGGCCGTCCACTTCGAACCGTACGTTCGCCATGCGCCTCCTCTATGCGATCAGGCGTCTTGTGGCACGCAGCAGCGCTCCTGGGCGAGGAAGGCCCGCAGCTCCGCGTCGGCGGCCGTCTGGGCCGGAACGTCTTCGAGGAGCGTGTACATCTCCCACGGCACGCCATTCGCGTCGCGGACCCAGAACTTGTCCGCCTTGGCGTAGCAGCAGGTGGCGTTCTCCTGGCGGAAGATCTCGAGCCCCTCGTTCTTCGTCCGGATGCTCTCGCTCGCGACGTCGCCGGTGCCGGGATAGCGGATGCCCAGGTGGGAGAGCTTGCCCGGCTCCCCGCCGCGGTTGAGGGAGAGGATCACCGGCGGATCGGCGATCTCGAACTTGGCGTAGTCGTGTCGCACCTTCGCGGGCTCGATGCCGAGGATCTTCCTGTAGCGACCGACGGCGGCGTCGATGTCGTCGACGTAGAGGGCGACGTGGAACGTGTTCTGGGCCATGGGGTTCTCCTTCTTTGGTTCGGCTAGCAGCAGGCCTTGCCGCTGCAGCAGGTGGCGACGAAGGTTCGCAGGCGGTCGACGAAGCGCCGGCACTTCGTGGCGTCGACGCGATAGACGCGCTCGCGACCGTCGCGCTCCTGGACGAGGATGCCGGCGTGGAGCAGCACCTTCAGGTGGTGCGAGACCGCCGGCCTCGAGAGATGGAAGCGCTCGGCGAGCTCGCCGACATTCAGGCGCTTGCGGGAGAGGAGCAGCAGGATCTGCTGGCGCGCCGGATCACCGAGGGCGGTGAGGAAGCGCCCGAGCTCGCGGAGCTCTTCGGCCGGTGATTCGGTGGAGGCCATCGCGTCCATACGTTTAAATACTTAAACCAATCGACTTGTCGAGTCAAAGGGGGGGTATGAGGCAGGCCTCACCGGGAGGTAGGCGATGGCGACCGACAAGCCGTGTGTGCTCTTTCTCTGCACCCACAACTCGGCGCGGAGCCAGATGGGGGAGGCGTTGCTCCGCCACCTGGCAGGGGACCGTTACCGCGCGTGCAGCGCCGGCACCGAACCGAGCACGGTGCACCCGCTGACCCTGAGGGTCCTCGAGGAAGCTGGAATCGCCACCGAGGGGCTTCGGTCGAAGAGCGTCGATAGCATCCTCGGAAAGGCGAGCATCCGCACTGCGATCATGGTGTGCGCGCAGGCTGCCGAGTCCTGCCCACGCATTTATCCCGTCGCGCGCGAAGTCCTTCATTGGGAGCTCGACGATCCGAGCCGCGTGCGAGGGTCGGAAGAGCTGCGACTCGCGGCCTTCCGGCGCACGCGCGACGAGATCGCCGGCCGACTGCGCGACTGGCTACACCTCTCCAAGGAAGCGCGCCCTGGACGGCCCCGGCGACCGTGACGACAGGGTTCATATGCGCGCCGGAGACGTCGGCGAAGGTGAGAATCAGCGCCACCAGCGCGGCGCCGGTCGCCAGCGTGTTTGCGAGAAGGGCGACGGCGACGTTACCACCCGCGAGCCGTTCGCCCATGATGCCCGATCCGACGACGGCGGCGACCAGCAGCGCGGTTGCGATGGTTTCGGCGACACCTCGACGGAGCACGTCGGCGCGATGTGACACTAGGCGACTGCTCCCGAAGGCGGCGGGTCGTCGGGCGGCGCGGCGCCGTGCCTCGCCGCCGCGGCCGCGGCGACGAAGAGACCGGCGATGAGCCCGAACGCCACCAGCCCGCCCGTCGTCAGCCAGCCGAGGGGATCGGCGGGCCGGACGAGCCCTGCGAGCGCGTCGAGGTAGGGCGTCCCCTTGACCCACGGCAGCGTCGCGAGGACGGCGGCGCCCGTTGCGGCGGCTGCAAACGCTCCCGCGACCCCGCGCGCGGCCAGTGCGAGCGGGCCCAGCGGCTCGCCACGCGCCGGCGGCTCGATCGTGAACTCCGGCTCCTTCGTACCGGGCGGCACGAAGCGGGCGAGGAACACGAGGCCCGGGATGCCGCAGGCGATCGTCAGGAGGTAGAACGACGACCAGCCCATGGCGTCGACGAGAAAGCCGCTCACGGGGCCCGAGACGATGCGCGGCAGGCCGAACAGGCTCGAGAAGAGCGCGAACTGCGTCGCCGAGAACCGTCGCTGCGTGAGGCGCAGGAGCAGCACCGAGAAGGCGCCCGTTCCCATGCCGGAGAGGAGCTGCTCGAAGCCGATGGCGCCGTACATGAGCGGGCGATTCACGGGGCTCTGCGCGACGACCCAGTAGCCCAGGTTGGCGACGCTCTGCAGGACGCCGAACACCCAGAGCGCGTGCCCGAGCCCGAGCCGGTTCGTCGCCGCGCCGCCGAAGAACGTTCCGCCGAGCGTGGCGGCGAGCCCGACCGTTCCGAGCGCGACGCCGCGGTCGTCGCCGCTGTAGCCCATGTCGACCAGGAACGGGCGCGTGAGCGCCTGCGCCAGGTTGTCGGCGAGCTTGTAGAACATGACGAAGGCGAGGATCTCGAGCGCGCGGTGGCGCGACAGGAAGCCCAGGAAGGGGAGCCAGATCGCCTCGCGCAGCGTGCGCGGCGGCGCCGGCTGTCGCTCGGGCTCGGGCGCGAGCCACGTCACGACCAGCATCGGCAGGTAGAGGCCCGCGAGGATCATGTTCACGACCGGCCATCCGAGGTGCGTCGCGAGCGTGATGCTGAGCCCACCGGCGACGAACATGGCCGCGCGATAGAGCGCCGTCCGCGCGCCCACGGCGACGCCCTGCTCGTCGGGACGCAGCACCTCCACCGCGTACGCGTCGACGGCGATGTCCTGCGACGCCGATGCGAACGCGATCGCCAGGACGAGGGCACCGACGACCCACGGCGTGTCGGGGTGCTGGCCCAGCCCCGCCAGCCCGAACGTGAGGCAGAGCAGGACGACCTGCCAGATCGCCGCCCAGCCGCGCCGCCGGCCGAGAAACGGCGGCACGTAGCGATCCATCAGCGGCGACCAGAGCATCTTGAAGCTCCACGGCGCCTGCGCGAGCGTCAGGAGGCCGACGACGCGGATGTCGACGCCGATCGAGCGCATCCAGTCGGGGATCGCGAGCCACACGAGCCCCAGCGGCAGACCCGACGAGAACGACAGCAGCGAAACGGACGCCGTGCGCCACGACGTCATCGCCGCCACGAACCCCTGTCGCCGCTCCTCCACCCCGCAAGGACGCTAGCAGGCGCGGGGCCCGCGGGCGAGCGCGCTACTCGTAGAGCTCGATCTCGTGCATGCCCCACACCGGCCACGTCGGCCACAGATCGAGGTCGTCGCCCGCGTCCGAGGTGGTGGGGCGCACGAGGCGGACGTGGGAGGCGGGCGCCACTTCCTGCGGGTCGAGGAGGATCTCCATGCGCAGATCGTCGGGGCGGTGCTGGATGTCGCGCAGCGGTGGCAGCGCGAAGCGCTCGGCCCGCACGGTCGTCCACGCGGCGCCGTCGGTCGAGACCTGGACCTCGTATTCCCGGAGATACTCGCCGAAATGCGATCCGAGGCGCAGCACGATGCGCGACGGCCGGTGCTCCGCCGGAAGGTTGACCACGAGCCAGCCCGGCGCGCTCTTCGTCACCGCCTGCACCCAGTGCGTGCCAGCGTCGCCATCGATCACGCTGGACGCGTCGCTGCCGTCCGACGTCGCGGTCGTCGCGCCCGCGAGCGGCACGGGGCGGTCGGTTGGACGCGGCGGCGCCGGAGGGACGGCCACGATCGCGAGGACGCAGGACGAATCGTCCTGGTACACGCGTCGCAGCGCCGGCGGGAGCTGCGCCGGCGGTAGGGTGCAGAGGCTCTTGTGCGCGGGCAGTGCGTCGGCCGTGTGGACGACCACCGTCTCGACGTCGATCGCGTCGAGCGTGCGCAGGCTCTCGTCGCTCGGGAACGTGAATGCGAGCCGGCGATTGAAGCGCGCCGTCGGCGCGAAGCCCGAGTAGCCGTTCACGAGGCGCTTCCAGTGGTACGCGGAGAGCACCATCGCGCGCGCGTCGACGCTGGGGATGCCCAGCGGCAGATCGAGGACGGCGCGATCGGCGGGCTGCGCGGCGAGCCACCGGTAGACCGCGGGTGCCTCGCCCCGCCACGGCACGGGGATCGCGTGGGGCGGGGTGCGCCACGACTCGTGCAGCACGATCGCGGCGAGGACGGCACAGACGACGCCCCGCCCGAGCCGCCCGGGCGCAAGGCGCACGAGCCAGTCGGCGCCGAGCCCGGCCAGCACGGCGAGCCCGAGGAGCGCGACGCTCGTGGCGCGCGCGGGGGCGCGCAGCGCGCTCCATCCCGGAACCACCTGCGCGAGGAGCGCCCATGGTCCCGGCACGCCCGCGGCCCAGGGCGAATACAGGCACATGCGCGGTCCCAGGGCGAGGAAGATCCCCGTGAGCGCGACGGCCAGATAGAGGAGCGGCGTGCGCCGTTCGCCTCCGGCCGTCCGCGCGCCTCCGGCGAGTCCCGCGATCCCGAGCACGATCGCCCCGAGCCCGAACATCGTCCGCGCCTCGTACGGCGATGCGAGCGGTTGCAGGATGCCGCCGAAGAACACGATCGCGGGCAGGGCGAGGAAGCGCGCCTGGTTGGTGATGCGCGTGAGGGAGTAGACCTCGCGCGCGTGCAGGTAGGGGAGCATGAGCGCGCCCACGCACGACGCGGCGAGCGCGATCGCGATCCAAGCCGCGCGCCGCGCGCCGGGGGCGGCGGGGCAGCGAAGCGCCCAGTGGAGCACCAGGAACACGCCCAGGGCCGCGCCGAAGAAGTAGAGGTAGTAGACGCACGAGAGCGCTTCCAGCGCGAGGCAGACGCCGAGCGCGACGGCCGCGCGTCGCCGCCCGGTGGAGAGCAGTCGATGGAGCGCCAGCAGCGTGAACGGCATCCACTGCGCCGACAGCACCTGCACGTGCATGAGCGACGACAGGCGGAACGGTGTGAACACGAAGAGGGCGCCGCCGAGCGCGGCCGGAAGGAGCGAGGCGCCGAGCTCGCGCAAGAGGAGGGCCGTGCCGACGCCGCCCAGCACGAACGTCGCCAGCAGGAGGACGTTGTGGTCGAGGACGGGATTGCCGAACGCGACGTCGACCGGCAGCACGAGCAGCGCGCTCGCGATCAGGTGCTCGGAGAACGCGAGCGTCCAGGGCAGCGGCTGGAAGATGTTCGCGTCGAACAGCCCGAGTGGATTCGTCCGCAGCGCGTGCCCCGTCCAGGCGATCATCCAGGTCGTGAGCTGGATGTCGGCCTGCTGCAGGATGTTCGGCGCAGCGACGGGCTGGAGGTACGCCCGTCCCGGCATGGTGACGATCGGCCACGTCCAGGCGATGGTCGCGGCCGCGAACAGCGCGGCCAGGAGGACGATCTCGCCGCGCCGCGATCTCATCGCGTGCGCAGGCGAGCGCGCAGCAGATCTTTGCGTACCTTGCCGGTGGCGTTGCGGGGCAGCTCCGCCATGAGTTCGATCTGCTCGGGGATCTTCTGCACCATGACACCGCGCGCCTTCATGAAGTCGCGCACCTCGGCGAGCGAGAGGCCGTCCGCGCCGGGCCGCAGCACGACGCACGCGCACACGCGCTCGCCGCTGTGCGGATCGGGCGCGCCGACGACGGCCACCTCGACGACCTTCGGGTGCGTCGCGAGGTCGTCCTCGATGCTCTTCGCGGAGAGGTTCTCGCCCTTGCGGATGATGATGTCCTTGCGCCGGCCGGTGATGCGCACGAAGCCCTCGGCGTCCATGACGCCGAGGTCGCCGGAGCGGATGAAGCCGTCGGCGGTGAAGACGTCGTTCAGCGCCGGGTCGAGGTAGCCGACGCAGAGTTGCGGGCCATAGAGCTCGAGCTCGCCCTCGACGCCCGGCGCGACCGGCGATCCGTCCTCGGCGACGATGCGGACCGTGCCGCCGGGCAGCGCGCGGCCGTCGGTCTCGAAGAGCTTCTCCTCGGGGTCGTCGGGGCGCCCCGACGTCGTCATCGGGCACTCGGTCATGCCGTACGAGCGGTAGACGAGCGCCCCGAACCGCTCCTTCACCGTGCGGATGAGCTCGGGCGACACGTCGGCCGCGCCGGAGCCCGACGTGCGCACCGAGCGCATCCGCTCGGGCGAGAAGTTCGGCGCCGCCATGATCGCCTGCAGGATCGCGGGCGGGCCGCCGGCGCCGGTCACCTGCCAGCGCTCGATGAGATCGACGGCGAGCGCGGGGTCGAAGGCATCCATGAAGACCGTGCTCGAGCCGTTGCGGAGCTGGAGGAGTACGAACATGGTCACGCCGCCGATGTGCATGAGCGGGAACTGGATGATGCTCCGCTCCTCGGCGCGTGCGCCGAAGACCGCGCGGTGGCCCGCCAGCATGCCGCCGAGCGTCGACGGCGTGTGCAGGACGCCCTTCGGGTCGGCGGTCGTGCCCGAGGTGTAGAAGATCGCCGACACGTCGTGCGGGCCGAGAGGCGAGGGGGCGAGCGCCTGCGCGGGCGTCTCCTCGAGCGGCTCCAGCGCGCGTTGGCCGGGGAGGGGCTCGGCGCGCACGGTGACGACGTGCTCCAGGTCGGGCGCGGTCTGCTGCACGGTGCGCGCGAGCTCGCGATGGTCGACGCCGCGCACGACGCCCGGCACGACCAGGACGCGCGAGCGCGCCTGGCGGCACGCGAACCCGACCTCCTGCTCGCGGTAGATCGTGATGATCGGGTTCTGGACCGCGCCGACGCGGTCGATGGCGCAGACGAGCGCCGCGGCCTCGATCCAGTTGGGGAGCTGGTAGGAGACGACGTCGCCCGCCCGGACACCGAGCCGCCGGAGCGCGACCGCCATGCGATCGGCACGCGCCTTCAAGTCACCGAAGGAGTAGGTGCGATCGCCGTCCCGCGATCCCGCGATGAGGTACACGCGGTCGGCGGCGTCGCGCGCGCGCGCGTCGAGGAGCGCCGAGAACGTCTCCCCCGTCCACTCCCCGCTCGCCTCGTGCCGGGCCCGGCGGTCGTCGGGAGGGCGGGTCGGGCGCATGCGCCGTCGCTATCGCATCGACGCGACGACTTCCACGGAGGGAGGGTCGGGCCGGGCGCTTACGAGGCGCCCGGCCCGAGTCGGAACGGCTGGGACTCGCCTACATCCCAACCGTCCTTGCGTTCGACGTAGCCCTGGTCGACCGGATCGCGCGGGAGGCAGCCCGCGCGCGTGTGCACGAGGTCGGTCATGTCCGCGACCGGGAGCGTCGTCACCGGCGGCGCCGGGAGCGGCGCCGTGGCGTCGCCCTGGTCGCCGTCGGCGGCGATGCCGTCGTAGCGGTTGCCGGCCGTGAAGACCGAGCCGGATTGGTTGAGGCGCAGCGCCGAGCCGGTCTTGCCGCCCATCTGCCGCGCGTACGGCGAGAGCAGGAACAGCGAGCTCACGACGTTGCCGGATGCGTCGTGCTCGAAGCGCGTGCCCCACAGCGTCCAGTCCTCGACGATCACGTTGCGGATGTCGGCGAAGACCGACTGCGAGACGAGCGGCCCGCGCACCCACTGCTTCTGCACCCACGTGTGATGGATCGAGACGTTCGTCGTGTCGCCGTACTTCATGAAGATCGAGCGCGTGTTGCCGGCGAGGAACGACCACTGGATGGTCACGTCGTGCGCGCCGTAGCCGACCGAGATGCCGTCGTCACCGGCGCCGGTCGACGAGACGTGGCTGAAGACGACGTTGTACGCGCCGCTGCCCTGCGCGCGCAGGTTGTCGCCGCCGTTGCGGAGCCGGATGTTCTTCACGATCACGTCGTGGCCGCGGACGTCGATCATGCCCGGCGTGCGTGCGAAGTCCTCGCCGTAGAGCGTGACCCCGTTGCCGTCGATCGTGACGAAGTCGCCGGTGAGACGCGGCAGCGGCTTGTGGATGGCGATCGGTCCCGGCACCTCGAAGCGGACGATCGCGTTGCCGTCGCGCGCCTTGCTGAAGGCGTCACGCACGGCGTCTTCGGTCGCCTCGGTCACCCGGATCACGTCGCCGCCGGCGCCGCCCGGCGTGCTCGAGCCGAAGCCCTGGAACGCGTCGGCGTCGTTGTCGGACGGCCCGCCGGGTGCGTCGGGTAGGCCGTCGCCGTCGACCGTGATCGTGACGCTCGCGTCGGCCTGCTGGAGGCCGTCGCTCACGGTCACGCGGGCGACGAACGTCCCGCGCCGAGTGTAGACGTGCTCCGCGACGGCGCCGCCGGGCGCCATCTCGGCGGCCGCCGCGCTCGCGAACATGGACGTCGGCGCGGGGATCGTGCACCCCGCCTTCGTCAGCTTCGAGCTGGCGCGGGCGATGTTGCCGTTCGTGCCGTTCAGCTTCGGGAGCTCCGGAAACCCGCCGGCCTCCGCCTGCGTCTTCGACTCGACC
This region of Candidatus Eisenbacteria bacterium genomic DNA includes:
- a CDS encoding tetratricopeptide repeat protein — encoded protein: MTACPDCGVANAADHNYCKHCGRPIKVAAGEQDLATNPAERIRDHYVKLVEAYPDNSTAHFNLGAAYYHLGQVGNAVRAFSRAVQLDDTMPAAHFQLALCHYRRGAMADCVASSRRAIQLNPFSAPAHFRLAIALFHLGRLDEAAQAFEATLAADAEYVIAWYHLGIIRERQDEYGPAIECFEKVVEANPDDASAHYHLGLNYERQGLDSLAMGALTRALQLDPSDEAAAAALQELQR
- a CDS encoding MFS transporter, coding for MTSWRTASVSLLSFSSGLPLGLVWLAIPDWMRSIGVDIRVVGLLTLAQAPWSFKMLWSPLMDRYVPPFLGRRRGWAAIWQVVLLCLTFGLAGLGQHPDTPWVVGALVLAIAFASASQDIAVDAYAVEVLRPDEQGVAVGARTALYRAAMFVAGGLSITLATHLGWPVVNMILAGLYLPMLVVTWLAPEPERQPAPPRTLREAIWLPFLGFLSRHRALEILAFVMFYKLADNLAQALTRPFLVDMGYSGDDRGVALGTVGLAATLGGTFFGGAATNRLGLGHALWVFGVLQSVANLGYWVVAQSPVNRPLMYGAIGFEQLLSGMGTGAFSVLLLRLTQRRFSATQFALFSSLFGLPRIVSGPVSGFLVDAMGWSSFYLLTIACGIPGLVFLARFVPPGTKEPEFTIEPPARGEPLGPLALAARGVAGAFAAAATGAAVLATLPWVKGTPYLDALAGLVRPADPLGWLTTGGLVAFGLIAGLFVAAAAAARHGAAPPDDPPPSGAVA
- a CDS encoding arsenate reductase ArsC gives rise to the protein MATDKPCVLFLCTHNSARSQMGEALLRHLAGDRYRACSAGTEPSTVHPLTLRVLEEAGIATEGLRSKSVDSILGKASIRTAIMVCAQAAESCPRIYPVAREVLHWELDDPSRVRGSEELRLAAFRRTRDEIAGRLRDWLHLSKEARPGRPRRP
- a CDS encoding serine hydrolase domain-containing protein; its protein translation is MGDVPEIGGSCDARFAAVRTAFEESFRARGEVGAAVAVTIDGRPVVDLWGGWADLARTRPWRRDTIVDVFSAGKGMATLALLLLVDAGVVDLDAPVARYWPELAAEGKGGITVRTVLAHRAGLPAIHRELPPLAMYDWPLMTSALAADGPWWEPGSRHGYHVNTFGFLVGEIVRRASGERFGAFFRDRVAGPLGADFHFGIGPEHDERIADHLLPDDDRGLADFLVAADPPEAGADPQRRLLLERVYVNPSGISGFGTVNTRAWRAAEMPSTNGHGNARAVARIYAPLACGGAVDGVRLLRSTTIDEAIAEASAGIDAVVGRPSRFGLGFQLSQPSRPFGTNPRSFGHFGTGGSLGFADPDARLAFGYTMNLPGPRWKNPRTEALVDAVYASL
- a CDS encoding crotonase/enoyl-CoA hydratase family protein; this encodes MANVRFEVDGPVAVVTIDRPEVRNAVDGPTAAELADAFRRFDRDDALAVAVLTGSKGAFCAGADLKGVSDGRGNRVVEEGDGPMGPSRMLLSKPTIAAVEGHAVAGGLELALWCDLRVAAEDAVFGVFCRRWGVPLIDGGTIRLPRLIGHSHALDMILTGRPVSGEEALRMGLANRLVPKGTALAAAVALAKDLAKFPQKCMRADRLSSYTQWNLPIPDALLSETRCGVEVVKSGETLAGATRFAKGAGRHGKFE
- a CDS encoding ArsI/CadI family heavy metal resistance metalloenzyme produces the protein MAQNTFHVALYVDDIDAAVGRYRKILGIEPAKVRHDYAKFEIADPPVILSLNRGGEPGKLSHLGIRYPGTGDVASESIRTKNEGLEIFRQENATCCYAKADKFWVRDANGVPWEMYTLLEDVPAQTAADAELRAFLAQERCCVPQDA
- a CDS encoding discoidin domain-containing protein, whose translation is MRSRRGEIVLLAALFAAATIAWTWPIVTMPGRAYLQPVAAPNILQQADIQLTTWMIAWTGHALRTNPLGLFDANIFQPLPWTLAFSEHLIASALLVLPVDVAFGNPVLDHNVLLLATFVLGGVGTALLLRELGASLLPAALGGALFVFTPFRLSSLMHVQVLSAQWMPFTLLALHRLLSTGRRRAAVALGVCLALEALSCVYYLYFFGAALGVFLVLHWALRCPAAPGARRAAWIAIALAASCVGALMLPYLHAREVYSLTRITNQARFLALPAIVFFGGILQPLASPYEARTMFGLGAIVLGIAGLAGGARTAGGERRTPLLYLAVALTGIFLALGPRMCLYSPWAAGVPGPWALLAQVVPGWSALRAPARATSVALLGLAVLAGLGADWLVRLAPGRLGRGVVCAVLAAIVLHESWRTPPHAIPVPWRGEAPAVYRWLAAQPADRAVLDLPLGIPSVDARAMVLSAYHWKRLVNGYSGFAPTARFNRRLAFTFPSDESLRTLDAIDVETVVVHTADALPAHKSLCTLPPAQLPPALRRVYQDDSSCVLAIVAVPPAPPRPTDRPVPLAGATTATSDGSDASSVIDGDAGTHWVQAVTKSAPGWLVVNLPAEHRPSRIVLRLGSHFGEYLREYEVQVSTDGAAWTTVRAERFALPPLRDIQHRPDDLRMEILLDPQEVAPASHVRLVRPTTSDAGDDLDLWPTWPVWGMHEIELYE
- a CDS encoding metalloregulator ArsR/SmtB family transcription factor; its protein translation is MDAMASTESPAEELRELGRFLTALGDPARQQILLLLSRKRLNVGELAERFHLSRPAVSHHLKVLLHAGILVQERDGRERVYRVDATKCRRFVDRLRTFVATCCSGKACC